Proteins found in one Leguminivora glycinivorella isolate SPB_JAAS2020 chromosome 22, LegGlyc_1.1, whole genome shotgun sequence genomic segment:
- the LOC125238027 gene encoding uncharacterized protein LOC125238027, translated as MYRISVLLGWYLFIGFYGICKSVAEQTPVTFTFKEYQYKDSPKNEMTFREFETACEQSSACSHMTGLARTRCVRECVSPSCYRELYQTDPLEDGEIDVRLNSFKGCFIQRSGRTRN; from the exons ATGTACCGCATATCTGTGTTACTTGGATGGTACCTTTTTATAGGATTTTATGGGATTTGTAAAAGTGTTGCTGAGCAAACTCCTGTTACTTTCACGTTTAAAGAATACCAGTACAAAGATTCTCCTAAAAAC GAAATGACTTTTCGGGAATTCGAAACTGCTTGTGAGCAGAGCAGCGCCTGTAGCCACATGACCGGCCTTGCCCGAACGCGTTGTGTGAGGGAGTGTGTTTCCCCTTCGTGTTACAGGGAACTTTATCAAACTGATCCG CTTGAAGATGGTGAAATAGATGTACGATTGAACTCATTTAAAGGTTGCTTCATTCAAAGAAGTGGCAGAACTAGAAACTGA